The proteins below come from a single Holdemania massiliensis genomic window:
- a CDS encoding extracellular solute-binding protein has product MKKGLISILSLMMILGLGACSSNNGKTDEPENGGQEPTALVTEITNPISIEFWHNCTNIQEEIVNQRVEEFNSTVGKEKGITVTAINQGSSAEVNNKVVGAVKAKNAPAVILSQQTYVEDLLASEAVVDLAPYISDAAVGMSDYQDIYESFRTFGANYSVKGTYSLPFTMYTEVLYYNQKFFDDNGLTVPTTWDELAETSAKIQAITGKPAFGTDYPADMFITLTKQFGGDYTNVEGELLFNSEAAVKALTYMQENIQNGNFRLAGEDMFFSGPFANGIVPMYIGRTVESQYISSKIADPEQVVWASAAIPQADAANKQVISNGYVLAALNQSGNAEQSYAAYEFIKFMSSKESNLPMTLNTGYLPIRQSVVDDAEYKAFVEAGTNDTKISGPAQSDAYFFLPAFSTDDYTSSAVYEAVKTMMDEVLVNFKDPAAAIEACLNSLK; this is encoded by the coding sequence ATGAAAAAAGGCTTAATCAGCATTCTTTCTCTGATGATGATTCTCGGTTTAGGCGCTTGCTCGTCCAACAACGGCAAGACCGATGAACCGGAAAACGGCGGTCAGGAACCGACCGCGCTCGTCACAGAGATTACTAATCCGATCAGCATCGAATTCTGGCACAACTGCACCAACATCCAGGAGGAGATCGTCAACCAGCGCGTTGAGGAATTCAACAGCACGGTCGGCAAAGAAAAAGGCATTACCGTTACGGCGATCAACCAGGGCTCCAGCGCGGAAGTCAACAACAAGGTTGTCGGTGCTGTCAAAGCGAAGAATGCCCCGGCTGTCATTCTGTCTCAACAGACCTACGTTGAAGATCTGCTGGCCTCCGAGGCAGTCGTGGATCTGGCGCCGTATATCAGCGACGCGGCTGTAGGCATGAGTGATTATCAGGATATCTATGAATCCTTCAGAACTTTCGGTGCGAATTATTCAGTAAAGGGAACCTATTCTCTGCCATTTACAATGTATACGGAAGTGCTGTACTACAACCAGAAGTTCTTTGACGACAACGGATTGACGGTCCCAACGACCTGGGATGAACTGGCTGAAACGTCGGCGAAGATTCAGGCGATCACGGGCAAACCGGCATTTGGAACAGACTATCCAGCGGATATGTTTATCACGCTGACCAAGCAGTTTGGCGGCGATTATACCAATGTGGAAGGCGAACTGTTGTTCAACAGCGAAGCTGCTGTAAAAGCGCTGACCTACATGCAGGAAAACATTCAGAACGGCAACTTCCGTTTAGCGGGTGAAGATATGTTCTTCTCCGGTCCGTTTGCCAACGGTATTGTTCCGATGTATATCGGCAGAACAGTTGAAAGCCAGTATATTTCCAGCAAGATTGCGGATCCGGAGCAGGTTGTATGGGCTTCTGCCGCGATTCCGCAGGCGGATGCCGCCAACAAGCAGGTCATTTCCAACGGCTATGTCTTGGCTGCTTTAAATCAGTCCGGCAATGCAGAACAGAGCTATGCGGCTTATGAATTTATCAAATTCATGTCCAGCAAGGAATCCAATCTGCCGATGACGCTGAACACCGGTTATCTGCCGATTCGTCAGAGTGTTGTCGATGATGCTGAGTATAAAGCGTTTGTCGAGGCGGGAACCAACGATACAAAGATTTCCGGTCCAGCGCAGTCGGATGCGTATTTCTTCCTGCCAGCGTTCTCGACGGAT